A region of the Synergistes jonesii genome:
TCTCCCCTTTGTATGATATGGTATTCCCCCCGCCGGCCCTTCTCGTGTCCCTTATGGAGAAAACAAGTCCGAGATCGATGCTTCTGTCAAAAGGCATGCAGGCGCTACCGTCCTCATGCGGCAGCACTGCAAACCTGCGGTTATAGTCGCTGATAAAACCTTCCGCTATCATCTTATTAGCGTCAGCGATGTTTGTGATGGATGAAAACCTCAATTCGGCGATGAGCCTGTCCTGAAATGTATTCCAGAGCCTTTCTATACGTCCCTTGGCCTGAGGGCTGTGCGCCGTTATCTGCTTTATACCAAGCTCATACAGCGCCTTGCCGAAGTTTGACAGCGGCAGCTCCGTTCCGCTCAAAATCTCATCGTCGGTCAACTCCTTGGGCGAACGGAATATAGTATGGCGGTCGCTGTATATGGACAGAGGCAATCCATATGCAAGCATCCCTTGTTCCAGCGCCGCGGCATAGCCGCGCATACATTCAGTTTCAGTAAAGAACGCCCCTGTAACGACCCCTGTCGCATCGTCTATATATGCGTGCAAAGTTGCATATCCGTGTTCTTCACCAAACCACTTGTGTCTGCTTGCATCGGTCTGCCACATAATACCGGCGGTCGTCTTCCTTGGACACGGCCGGTGCTGTTTTGCTTTATGCTTCACTGCCTTCTTGCTCTTTATACCAGCTCCTTTAAGCACACGGAACACCGAAGAACGGCTCACAGACATTCCCTCCGCTTCGTTCAGGCGTTCAGTGAAATGAGAGAAATTATAGTCAAAATACTTCCACTCAAACAGCTCAACAATCCTCGTTTTGACCTCAT
Encoded here:
- a CDS encoding ISNCY family transposase, which gives rise to MMSMTNDEARRVRIIGAASSGLVTNGEASEQPGISIRQIIRLKASFARNGARGMVHGNAGRKPRHALSDEVKTRIVELFEWKYFDYNFSHFTERLNEAEGMSVSRSSVFRVLKGAGIKSKKAVKHKAKQHRPCPRKTTAGIMWQTDASRHKWFGEEHGYATLHAYIDDATGVVTGAFFTETECMRGYAAALEQGMLAYGLPLSIYSDRHTIFRSPKELTDDEILSGTELPLSNFGKALYELGIKQITAHSPQAKGRIERLWNTFQDRLIAELRFSSITNIADANKMIAEGFISDYNRRFAVLPHEDGSACMPFDRSIDLGLVFSIRDTRRAGGGNTISYKGE